The DNA segment TAAAAGAGATCAAAAAGTATGAAGGGAAGGGAAGAATTTTTGGGCAATGGCTGACTCAATTAAAGATTGCACAAAATATAGCAAATGAGGATAATATATGTCAAATATGCAAGATTTAATGAAATTTCCTTGCTTGCATACATTTAAAATAGTTGGGAAAAATAGCGATAACTTTAAAATATCGATCAAAGAACTATTTTTTGATGTTGATATACCTGAACCAAAAGCAAGCAGAGATGAAAATTTTATTAGCTATACTGTTACAGTAATGGTAAAATCATACGGAGAGCTTGAAAGTATTTACAAGGCAATAACAAACATTGAAGATTTGAAATTTTATTTATAGCCCCTTCTCAGGGTCGAATAAG comes from the Deferrivibrio essentukiensis genome and includes:
- a CDS encoding HP0495 family protein, whose product is MSNMQDLMKFPCLHTFKIVGKNSDNFKISIKELFFDVDIPEPKASRDENFISYTVTVMVKSYGELESIYKAITNIEDLKFYL